The following coding sequences are from one Sesamum indicum cultivar Zhongzhi No. 13 linkage group LG11, S_indicum_v1.0, whole genome shotgun sequence window:
- the LOC105173409 gene encoding malonyl-coenzyme:anthocyanin 5-O-glucoside-6'''-O-malonyltransferase-like produces MATTILEICRVPAPPGAAADLSLPLTFFDIPWLHFHPIRRLLFYDYPCSKPYFLETVAPKLKESLSLTLRHYLPLAGDLIFPLNSEKKPEIQYVAGESAVSLTIAESASDFHHLTGNHARDADQFYEFVPEIDPVTDESEYQRVPVVALKVTLFPGRGICVGFANLHCLGDASSVVGFIKAWASISKLGGDEEEFLTKHAESLPILDRSVINDPLGIDTIFWKVIRDVPLKSSSFPLPTNRVRATYILRQADIEKLKDFVLAKKPGLLQVSSFVVTASYVWTCFVKSEEQVDDDDVLEFFIFAADIRARIDPPVPASYFGNCLGYGAAKIEHKQLVGGEGFVIAAEAIADQIKNRVNNKEEVLKGAENWLSEINKMKTIRAFGVSGSPKFDLSSADFGWGRARKLEVVSIDGEKHSMSLCKSRDSEGGLEVGISLPKARMDAFAAIFEEGLRF; encoded by the coding sequence ATGGCTACCACCATACTCGAAATATGCCGAGTTCCAGCTCCACCAGGCGCCGCCGCTGACCTATCGCTGCCTCTTACTTTCTTCGACATCCCTTGGCTGCATTTCCATCCAATCCGTCGCCTTCTCTTTTATGACTACCCTTGTTCTAAGCCTTATTTCTTGGAGACCGTGGCTCCAAAACTCAAAGAATCTCTATCCCTCACTCTCAGGCACTATCTCCCCCTAGCGGGCGATTTGATCTTCCCTCTCAACTCGGAGAAAAAGCCTGAAATCCAATACGTGGCCGGGGAGTCGGCAGTTTCACTGACAATCGCCGAGTCTGCTAGTGATTTCCACCATCTTACTGGAAACCATGCGCGAGATGCTGATCAGTTCTATGAGTTTGTGCCCGAGATAGATCCTGTAACAGATGAATCCGAGTACCAAAGGGTCCCTGTTGTGGCCCTGAAAGTGACATTGTTTCCGGGTCGTGGTATATGTGTTGGGTTCGCCAATCTTCACTGTCTTGGCGATGCGAGTTCGGTTGTAggctttattaaagcatgggCTTCAATCAGCAAACTCGGGGGGGATGAGGAGGAGTTTCTGACCAAACACGCTGAATCTTTGCCAATTCTAGACAGATCTGTCATTAACGACCCGCTTGGAATTGATACCATCTTCTGGAAAGTAATAAGAGACGTTCCTTTGAAATCATCGTCTTTTCCATTACCCACCAACCGGGTCCGGGCGACATATATTCTCCGTCAGGCAGATATAGAAAAGCTCAAGGATTTCGTCTTGGCGAAGAAACCAGGTCTACTTCAAGTCTCTTCTTTCGTCGTCACAGCGTCTTATGTTTGGACTTGCTTTGTCAAATCCGAGGAGCAAgtggatgatgatgatgtgctGGAATTCTTCATTTTCGCAGCGGATATACGGGCACGGATTGATCCGCCAGTTCCCGCCAGTTACTTCGGCAACTGCTTGGGTTACGGGGCGGCGAAAATCGAGCATAAACAGCTTGTGGGGGGAGAAGGGTTTGTGATTGCTGCAGAGGCTATTGCTGACCAAATCAAAAATAGGGTGAACAACAAGGAGGAAGTGTTGAAAGGTGCTGAGAATTGGCTATCAGAGATTAACAAAATGAAAACGATACGAGCATTTGGGGTGTCTGGATCCCCGAAATTCGACTTGTCCAGTGCGGATTTTGGATGGGGAAGGGCAAGAAAGCTGGAAGTGGTTTCCATTGATGGAGAGAAGCATTCCATGTCTTTGTGCAAGTCAAGGGATTCAGAGGGAGGATTGGAGGTTGGCATATCTTTGCCAAAGGCAAGAATGGACGCTTTTGCAGCTATCTTCGAAGAGGGGCTAAGGTTTTGA
- the LOC105173794 gene encoding benzoate carboxyl methyltransferase, translating to MVVKNVMNMNPGDGATSYANNSGLQKAVMSEALPLVDETLEAMFSAENGFHAKCLKLVDLGCSSGPNTLFIISHILNTIEDLCSKRNNSTDHHHLPEFEVFLNDLPDNDFNNLFKLLLNSNVINGKKKRHCFLYGLPGSFYCRLFPSNTLHFAYSCYSLHWLSQVPEGIESRNKENICIARTSSPEVFEAYAKQYQRDFSTFLSLRGEEMIVGGRMVLIFRGRSVEDPSRIDDSAHITLLSQTLLDMVDEELVKKEDLYSFNIPLYAPREQEVKTVIETEGSFHLDKLQGFRVRWDAHDNVVDDDENNIILKIHRCGKLVADCVRAFMEPMLAAHFGSSIVDELFGRYAKKVEEHFSMKKSTYFVIVISLSRKGK from the exons ATGGTGGTGAAGAACGTCATGAACATGAATCCAGGAGATGGTGCAACTAGCTATGCCAACAATTCTGGCCTTcaa AAAGCAGTGATGTCAGAAGCATTGCCTTTGGTAGATGAGACATTGGAAGCAATGTTTTCTGCTGAAAATGGCTTCCATGCTAAGTGCTTGAAGTTGGTGGATTTGGGCTGTTCATCAGGACCCAATACTCTTTTCATCATCTCCCATATCCTGAATACAATTGAAGACTTGTGCAGTAAGAGAAATAACAGTACTGATCATCATCACTTACCTGAATTTGAGGTGTTTCTGAATGATCTTCCAGACAATGACTTCAACAACCTCTTCAAACTGCTCCTGAATTCCAACGTGATTAATGGTAAGAAGAAGAGGCATTGCTTTTTGTATGGCTTGCCAGGCTCTTTCTATTGCAGGCTGTTTCCAAGCAATACTCTTCACTTTGCTTATTCTTGCTACAGCCTTCACTGGCTCTCTCAG GTTCCTGAAGGAATTGAGAGtagaaataaagagaatatATGCATAGCAAGAACAAGTTCCCCAGAGGTATTTGAAGCCTATGCAAAGCAATACCAAAGAGATTTCTCCACATTTTTAAGCCTGAGAGGTGAAGAAATGATAGTCGGTGGGCGTATGGTATTGATATTTCGTGGCAGAAGTGTTGAAGATCCTTCTCGCATAGATGATTCTGCCCATATCACTTTGCTTTCCCAAACACTTCTCGACATGGTAGATGAG GAACTTGTCAAGAAGGAAGACCTGTACTCATTCAACATACCTCTTTACGCACCACGTGAACAAGAAGTGAAGACTGTGATTGAAACCGAAGGGTCGTTCCACTTAGACAAGCTGCAAGGGTTTCGTGTCCGCTGGGATGCCCATGACAACGTTGTCGATGAcgatgaaaataatataattcttaaaattcatAGGTGTGGGAAATTGGTGGCAGATTGTGTTAGAGCTTTCATGGAACCAATGCTGGCTGCTCATTTTGGGAGTTCCATTGTTGATGAACTATTTGGAAGGTATGCTAAGAAAGTGGAAGAGCATTTCTCCATgaaaaaatcaacatatttTGTTATAGTCATTTCTTTAAGTAGGAAAGGAAAGTAA
- the LOC105173410 gene encoding malonyl-coenzyme:anthocyanin 5-O-glucoside-6'''-O-malonyltransferase-like: protein MATTILETCRVPAPPGAAANLSLPLTFFDIQWLHFHPIRHLLFYDYPCSKPYFLETVAPKLKESLSLTLRHYLPLAGNLIFPLNSEKKPEIQYVAGDSAVSLTIAESASDFDHLTGNHARDADQFYEFVPEIDPVTDESEYQRVPVVALKVTLFTGRGICVGFANLHCLGDASSVVGFIKAWASISKLGGDEEEFLTKHAESLPILDRSVINDPLGIDTIFWKVIRDVPLKSSSFPLPTNRVRATYILRQADIEKLKDLVLAKKPGLLQVSSFVVTASYVWTCFVKSEEQVDDDDVLQVFIFAADIRARIDPPVPASYFGNCLAYGLAKIEHKQLVGGEGFVIAAEAIADQIKNRLNNKDQVLKGAENWLSETKEMTAIRAFGVSGSPKFDLCSADFGWGRARKLETVSIDGEKHSMSLCKSRDSEGGLEVGISLPKARMDAFAAIFEEGLRF from the coding sequence ATGGCTACCACCATACTCGAAACATGCCGAGTTCCAGCTCCACCAGGCGCCGCTGCTAACCTATCGCTGCCTCTTACTTTTTTCGACATCCAGTGGCTGCATTTCCATCCAATCCGTCACCTTCTCTTTTATGACTATCCTTGTTCTAAGCCTTATTTCTTGGAGACTGTCGCCCCAAAACTCAAAGAATCTCTCTCCCTCACTCTCAGGCACTACCTCCCCCTAGCGGGCAATTTGATCTTCCCTCTCAACTCGGAGAAAAAGCCAGAAATCCAGTACGTGGCTGGGGACTCGGCAGTTTCGCTGACAATCGCCGAGTCTGCTAGTGATTTCGACCATCTTACTGGAAACCATGCACGAGATGCTGATCAGTTCTATGAGTTTGTGCCCGAGATAGATCCTGTAACAGATGAATCCGAGTACCAAAGGGTCCCTGTTGTGGCCCTGAAAGTGACTTTGTTTACGGGTCGTGGTATATGTGTTGGGTTCGCCAATCTTCACTGTCTTGGCGATGCAAGTTCGGTTGTAggctttattaaagcatgggCTTCAATCAGCAAACTCGGGGGGGATGAGGAGGAGTTTCTGACCAAACACGCTGAATCTTTGCCAATTCTAGACAGATCTGTCATTAACGACCCGCTTGGAATTGATACCATCTTCTGGAAAGTAATAAGAGACGTTCCTTTGAAATCATCGTCTTTTCCATTACCCACCAACCGGGTCCGGGCGACATATATTCTCCGTCAGGCAGATATAGAAAAGCTCAAGGATTTGGTCTTGGCGAAGAAACCAGGTCTACTTCAAGTCTCTTCTTTCGTCGTCACAGCGTCTTATGTTTGGACTTGTTTTGTCAAATCCGAGGAGCAAgtggatgatgatgatgtgctGCAAGTCTTCATTTTCGCGGCGGATATACGGGCACGGATTGATCCGCCAGTTCCCGCCAGTTACTTCGGCAACTGCTTGGCTTACGGGTTGGCGAAAATCGAGCATAAACAGCTTGTGGGGGGAGAAGGGTTTGTGATTGCTGCAGAGGCTATTGCTGACCAAATCAAGAATAGGTTGAACAACAAGGACCAAGTGTTGAAAGGTGCTGAGAATTGGCTGTCAGAGACTAAGGAAATGACAGCCATAAGAGCATTTGGGGTGTCTGGATCCCCGAAATTCGACTTGTGCAGTGCGGATTTTGGATGGGGAAGGGCAAGAAAGCTGGAAACGGTGTCCATTGATGGAGAGAAGCATTCCATGTCTTTGTGCAAGTCAAGGGATTCAGAGGGAGGATTGGAGGTTGGCATATCTTTGCCAAAGGCAAGAATGGACGCTTTTGCAGCTATCTTCGAAGAGGGGCTAAGGTTTTGA